The Spodoptera frugiperda isolate SF20-4 chromosome 2, AGI-APGP_CSIRO_Sfru_2.0, whole genome shotgun sequence genome includes the window ttatgaatgaaatgaataatGTAAAACAATCCAAAACCGACCTTATACCTTTTCCCGAAGGAACATAATTATGCAAGAAAATCACCTACACACCATTTTTAAACCACACTTTACATCCACAACACATTAAAATTCCTCAAATTTTCCAGGTGTTAAAGGAATTTCGTTAATATTCCAAACATTTTATCATTTCCATGTACCAGGACTGCATATTCGAGTGGGCACGCGACCACCGCACTCACCACAAGTATGCAGACACTGACGCCGACCCCCACAATGCCGAGCGAGGCCTGTTCTTCTCACACATGGGCTGGCTATGCTGCAAAAAGAGCCCCGAAGTTATCGAAGGAGGAAAACGAATTGATCTCACGGATTTATATGCCGATCCCGTTGTTATGTTCCAGAAAAAGTAAGTTAAAAAGTATATAGAAATAATTTTTCGGCGCAATATTGAAAAACCGTGTTGAGTAAATGGATCTGAAGCACTAAACAAACAATGTGAACCAGCACGTTCACAATATGTCACCGTTTGATAAATTATGGTCCGTTTCTGTCCATATAGGCATTCGCTAGATAAACCTGAAGGTTTATTTGaacgaaaatatattagaagTACAACGAAAAGAAAATCCTCATACGAAAATACTGCCCCTACAAATACGGGTCATATTACTGCGATTATCTAATATCCTCCAGAATTCTCTGCTATAACTGAAACCATAAGTCTCCCAGAGCGGTTGTCGCCGGTTCTGTCTCCAATATATTTATACGTACGCTTACAAAAGCCACTGCTGTACTCGGTATTAAAAGAaaagcaaaacatatttttctaagacCTTTGTCTTTTATATAGAGGGGGTTAAATAAAGAAACACGACTAACTGAAGTCTGTACCACCCACGCTGTAGGAGGaaagtttaagttaaataacatttattctCGTGTAGTTTATGTCCAGTGAAAAGCGGAGGTTTTCATTTTATCAGTGCACGTCCCTGTTTCAAAAAGCGTTATGCCGGGAGCACTATGAAGTGAGAAACAAAGTTGGTGTCAGCATAAATTTAAACTTGTTTTTACGTTGAAATGTTGATAGTCTGCCGGAGTTGAAGGTTGCGTGTTGAAAAATGTGAGCCTCGTCACATTTATGTCGGAACACGttcctttaaaaatattgaggCTATGTCCCAGACAGATGGTGCTTTGGATCTATCGGTGTTTGTTGAGAATCGTTAATGTATGTGGTTCTAATAATAGCAATGTTTACTCAAAATGTACCTACTCATACTTGTTCAGTTGAATAGTTAATTATCCTCTGATGACCAGCGAaatgggtagatgactaatttttatattaatgttcgtctggtagattatgttaaaacattagacaagatttttttactttctcacggaaacaacgtagaaatgacgtaattAGCTCTCACTCTTAAATtttcattcgttttatctaagtatcgttgtcttatacgacaaaataaataatacgtgactacatttttcattttcataccccgtcatcatccctattacctactaagaaaaaatatttttttcctacgtATTAAATGAACATCTCTAACAAACCCCTTTTCAACAGGCACTACATGAAAATGATGCCGCTCCTATGTTTCGTGCTGCCCACTGTGATACCAGTCTACTTCTGGGGGGAGACCTGGACCAACGCCTTCTTCATCCCCACCATCCTGAGGTACACCTGCGGTATCAACGTGGTATGGAGTGTCAACAGCTTCGCACACACATTCGGATACAGGCCTTATGACAAGTAAGAGTTACattcataatattgaaaatatctcCATTTTTATCCTATACTAGCTTCTTCCGCgctgtttcacccgctctgcttggctcctactGAGCATAGCGTGttattttatagtctatagccttcctcgataaatgcactatgcaacacaaaaagaattactcaaattagaccagtagttctggagattagcgcgttcaaacaaacaaaagtatagaagtatagatatagataattttaagtttgactTTGAATCTAACTGAAAAATCACTCTTTCCACTTTTTAAATCTGTACctatttctaaaaaaattaaactgacatggtcactaataatattattagaacttgaaacaggatatttactcatattactccagttcatccatgatcatggcccttgcaacagtaccgaaatatcgaaaactgaTAGAAAtgtataaacatggtaaatatcccgtttcaagttctaataatacctATGTTTCTAGTTTCTACGTACTAATTTTTAAGTGCACAATTGATTATAACGTTTaatttcaaaactatttatCTAAGAAAATTAGAAAAAGATAACTAGATGATCTGTAAGTCTATCCTGAACAAGAATGAGTTTTATAATAGCTATCTACATAACtaataagtacttacctacgtaAACACAATAATCCGGTCGGAAACGGGGTCAGGTTAAAAATAGACAGTTTCTAAGTAGTTAATCAGTGGATGTCATCAATTTGAATCAATTACAGACAATAATGGTTCATGAATTATACATTACGATTAAGTAGAACTACAACACCGGCATAGATTACATTGTTATTATTCCCTGTAATCCGATTAACGTTTCAGGCGTTtctctactaatattataaaggaaagatttgtttgttcgttttaaATAGACTTCTTAATTTTTGGACCGATTTAAATTAACTTACTATTCACAAAAAGGAAAACTATTCATTTGACGTAAAATGTccttttaataatttgtttacttAAAATACCTCTTCTGCTggtacatagaaaaataaacgcTTAGGAATTTAGAATGAATGTTTGTTATATGCAAAATTCGGGGGGACGCAGTTACACCaattaaaccattttaaaattaaaattctgcGCGGATGAAGCCGCTGGTGTCAAGTtagtattcaataaataattaatggtaCAGATTAAAGATTTACctgactattattattaatttaatttaaactaaaggttaggttaggcatgtgtagtataaaatattaaatacttaagtaggtacgttCTATCTACacagtttatttctttaatctCATTTCTGTTTTTCTTGAATTCTTTCAAAGAACAGCTTCTCTACATATGCAAACACTACTTGTCTACCATTTTCTAAATAGAACTCGTGCCTAATCTATATTAAAAGTAGGTAACTATACTACTAACAGGTTAAGTATTGTTggtatatctatttatattttcaataaaagttttaaaaatgacaataacagctcttaaaacaaaaaaaaacctgatagattttaattaggtacttgtagaaatacaatttattttagaattttctTAATTTAGTCTAAAATGAAAGTTTCAATATTTCGTCCGACTTAAGATACTTAGATTCTAGTTAGTTGCCTATACTTACTTAGTACTTATCTACTGTTGGAAAAACACCTTAACTTAGGTATCTGTAATCGGGCTATCGACCTCTATAAGACTACTCACTGTAAGGTAAAATCGTAtacgtatgtaggtaggtaggtacttatcaaATAGAGTGACTCGTTAAAAGCATTTCAGACCGCAGACGCTATGTAAGtcttcaaaacaaaaatgtaaaaatatgtttttctctAAGGTCACTGAACCCGCGCGAGAACATCGGAGTATGGATGATCTGTGTTGAAGGCTTCCACAACTATCACCACACCTTCCCATGGGACTACAGAGCGACTGAACTTCCCCTGTACAACATGCTGACGCCGACGATCGTGTTCATCGACCTCATGGCAAAGGTATACACTCATTGGCCCTCTTTTAACAAAGTGTACAACGGAAAAATAAATAGGCACAACCCTTACGCGGTCAGCCTAAGTAGGGttgccatattttatttaaaattaaaaagcaaataaggcggtaaagtttaaaatatcacTGGCTGAATATTAAACTTTGGCAGCCCCAATACCGACCTGATTGTACGCTAGTAATAGCCACTTATTTCCTTGAACTATGCTGCTCACAAAACTTTAACTTGGAGCTGGAACTTGTTATAAGATTTTATGGGTGGAAGTTTTAGTTTTGGCACCgaaatatcaaaacatattCTTATCGTTGCATATTTAATATgaggtataatataataaaattatgcggAAAAATAATCCCAAACTTCTAAAATCATATAAAAGTTGTTTTAGTCAATCCTGCTTTATTTGCACAGTACCCAAAACAATATACTCTTATATATTCTTCTTCGTAGGACTATGCTTAGTGTAACTTGTagataataaagaataataattaataattttatttctccatAGATTGGACAAGCATACGACTTGAAATACGTGTCCCCTGAAATT containing:
- the LOC118269154 gene encoding acyl-CoA Delta-9 desaturase; translated protein: MPPQVDPVPSGVVFESDTQTSDLGLAKDVSVLKNASPRKHEYVWFNIFWFLYLHIASLYGLYLVFTSAKWQTNVFAFAVHLMCAIGIGAGSHRLWTHRSFKARTPLRIVLMLWQTMGFQDCIFEWARDHRTHHKYADTDADPHNAERGLFFSHMGWLCCKKSPEVIEGGKRIDLTDLYADPVVMFQKKHYMKMMPLLCFVLPTVIPVYFWGETWTNAFFIPTILRYTCGINVVWSVNSFAHTFGYRPYDKSLNPRENIGVWMICVEGFHNYHHTFPWDYRATELPLYNMLTPTIVFIDLMAKIGQAYDLKYVSPEIIKQRAHRTGDGTHHLWGWDDPEFTEKLKEKYGAVSHSEENRKLA